CGCCGCCCGTATCAATCAAGACTGTATCCCGATTAAACGGTGTTTTAATTAACAGGGCATCCCCTTGCCCCACATCTAACATAATGACTCTTCCGTTTGGATTCAACTTCGGCAAGGAGTAGAAAAAGAAAAAAGAAAGCGTCACGAGCATCATCCAAAGGAATAGATGCTTTCTTTGTTCAAATGCAACCAGGAAAGCTAGTAAACAGGCCGCCAATCCCAAATACCAAAGTAGAGGCTGTCTACCCGTAATCATTAGCAGCCAATTGGTGTCTGCCAACTGCTGGGAGACTACTTCTAGTTTTTCAAGAGCAATAGTCATACTCATACTTAGAGGTGATAAAATTGCGACGGGAAATTTTAATGCCGCCAACAGCGTTAATAACCAGAATAACGGAAAGAGTAAATATGAAAAGAAAAAACTGAAAATTATATTAACAAACATGCCCAGCCAGATAATCTCGAAGTAATGATAGCTGAGAAAAATTCCCGAAATACAAGTCATGATTAAAGACAACAGGAAACTTTTTGCAAGCGATGGGATTCTCATCTTTTCCAAAGATGGGCTGAGGAAATAAAGCAAGCCTGACAAAGAGTAGCTGAGTTGAAATGCAATACTGAAAACGAGATAAGGGTTCTGCCATAGTGCTAGCAAGATTGCGAAAGCAAAGGCGTCTTTGGCGCTAATCTCGCGTTTAGACATTTTTGCAACGAGTGAAAAACTATGGGTAAAAACAGCACGAAAAATACCAACTCCGGAACCGATTAGAAAAGCATATAGCAGAATGGTGACCAACAGAATCGGGTACGTTGTTTCTCGCGACACCCCCATTCGTAATAAGCCGTACTGAAGTGTAGTGACCAGAAAATAAATATGCATGCCAGAAATTGAAAAAATGTGGAGGATACCTATTTTCCGATATGCAGCCATCGCCAATGTATCAATATCATCGGTTTGGTTAAAGAGCATGGCCATAATGTAATCTTTACTTTTAGCGTTTGGGAGCATGCGGTTTAAATAATCAAAAAAACGCAACCGAATTACTGAAAAGATGCTACCCAACGAATGATTCGGTGTCACTGCGGCAACTTCCTGGATGTTTACTTTCCAATGTATTTTTTTGCGTTTAAGATACGTGCGATAGTCGAATTGAAAGCGATTCGTCGCCGTTTCTGGTTCCTCCAAAGTAAACGTCGCTTGCATATAAATCGGTGTCGTCAAATTCAGCCACTCGTTCTTTTCCACTTCATTTTTTATTTGATGGAAAAATACAATTTTTTCGCCGAGAAGTTCTGCTTCACCACTCAGACCGTTCCCATTTACGCGATATGTGGTCGGATCTATTTCCAAAATGCCTGTTTTGATTTCGGATGAGAGGTGACTCTGGTTGGTAAGCGTATGCGATAAAGTGACCATCCCCGTTACGATTAAAATCGCACATGTACACAAAAGAAGCTCTCGAATCTGCATTCTGTAAATACGAAAAACAAACAACGCAAATAACCCCCAAGCGTAGCCATTCCGTGGTGATAGAATGAGAACGATGAGGGAGATCGCTGCTAGACTGGGTAATAAATAAAACCCTTTAGCTCTCTGTATGTTCGTTAGGACAGATCGTACCATGTGTGTGTGAATCCTCCGATTCAACGGTAGGCATTTCAACTAAGGATTTAAAGTAGTCTGGGTTCAACTGTACTTGTTCGTAAGGAATAGCCATCTTATCAAGCAAAGAAAGAGCATATTCATGGTTGCGGTAATCCTTCAAGTAATAGATTTTTTTAATCCCAGCTTGAAGAATCATCTTCGTGCATTGGAGACACGGGAAATGTGTGACGTAGATTTCGGCGCCATCTGTCTTAATACCGAATTTTGCACACTGCAATACCGCGTTCATTTCCGCATGTATAGTCCGTACACAATGGCCATCCACCATATAGCATCCTTCGTCGATACAATGCGCATCGCCAGAAACGGAACCGTTATAGCCACCCGCTATAATCCGTTTGTCACGGACAATCGTTGCACCGACTTCCAAACGCTTACAAGTACTTCTTAATGATAATAATACGGCTTGAGCCATGAAATATTGATTCCAGGGAATACGTTGTTCCATC
This genomic interval from Jeotgalibaca porci contains the following:
- a CDS encoding DNA internalization-related competence protein ComEC/Rec2; the protein is MFVFRIYRMQIRELLLCTCAILIVTGMVTLSHTLTNQSHLSSEIKTGILEIDPTTYRVNGNGLSGEAELLGEKIVFFHQIKNEVEKNEWLNLTTPIYMQATFTLEEPETATNRFQFDYRTYLKRKKIHWKVNIQEVAAVTPNHSLGSIFSVIRLRFFDYLNRMLPNAKSKDYIMAMLFNQTDDIDTLAMAAYRKIGILHIFSISGMHIYFLVTTLQYGLLRMGVSRETTYPILLVTILLYAFLIGSGVGIFRAVFTHSFSLVAKMSKREISAKDAFAFAILLALWQNPYLVFSIAFQLSYSLSGLLYFLSPSLEKMRIPSLAKSFLLSLIMTCISGIFLSYHYFEIIWLGMFVNIIFSFFFSYLLFPLFWLLTLLAALKFPVAILSPLSMSMTIALEKLEVVSQQLADTNWLLMITGRQPLLWYLGLAACLLAFLVAFEQRKHLFLWMMLVTLSFFFFYSLPKLNPNGRVIMLDVGQGDALLIKTPFNRDTVLIDTGGVITFNEEEDWKLRKETDYHAKNLVSAIKAEGVGQLDAVFLTHSDTDHIGNLDYLANELPIRHMYIASGMEETATFLAEVSGMHHIPPITSLMGPSQVELNTLAFQVLNPNHKRRGENNDSLVLYSKIGGLSWLFTGDLEESGEQDLMRRYPNLQADILKVGHHGSNTSTSSPFLKRVNPRGAFISVGRKNRYGHPTPEVVERLEAQKISIYRTDLNGAVHFIYNQRQKRIEIMLQ
- a CDS encoding ComE operon protein 2 — translated: MEQRIPWNQYFMAQAVLLSLRSTCKRLEVGATIVRDKRIIAGGYNGSVSGDAHCIDEGCYMVDGHCVRTIHAEMNAVLQCAKFGIKTDGAEIYVTHFPCLQCTKMILQAGIKKIYYLKDYRNHEYALSLLDKMAIPYEQVQLNPDYFKSLVEMPTVESEDSHTHGTICPNEHTES